Within Mycobacterium heckeshornense, the genomic segment GACGGCATCGACCCGCTGCGCGACGTCGTGGTGCTGGGCGCCACCAACCGGCCCGAGCTGATCGATCCCGCGCTGCTGCGGCCGGGACGGCTGGAGCGGCTGGTGTTCGTCGAACCGCCGGACACCGCGGCGCGTCGTGACATCCTGCGCACCGCCGGCAAGTCGATCCCGCTGGCCGCCGACGTCGACATCGACGCGCTGGCCGCCGAGCTGGACGGCTACAGCGCCGCCGACTGCGTCGCACTGCTGCGTGAGGCCGCGCTGGCGGCGATGCGGCGCTGCATCGACGCCGCGGACGTCACCGCCGCCGACCTCGCCGCCGCACGTGAAACGGTGCGGCCGTCGTTGGATCCACTTCAGCTTGAGTCGCTACGCGCCTTCGCGGCCTCGCCATAGCTGACCAGCAGCGCGCGCCGCCGCGGCGACGTCGTCCTGCAGCCACGCGGGCATCGGGTCGTCGTAGGTCAGGTCGGCGACCGCGCGGGCAGCCGGGCGTCTTGGGGACCGCAGCTTCGTCGTGGCATGCCCGCCGGATTAGCCCGCCGGGCCCTCCACAGGTGCGCTCTTATCCACAGTGGGCGCTCGTGACCGCCATCGATGTCGGTGGCGGTCGCTAGCATTCGAACATGCTAGCGAATAGCTGAGTGGAGATCGTCGAGGTGTTCGACGCCCTCGAGGCCGGCTTGGACCGCGCCCTGGGGCTGTCGGTTGACGTGTTGACCGCCCGGGAGTGCCTGGCCATGCTGGAACGCTGCGAAAGGCTGCGCCGCCGGCTGCCGGCCGTCGAGCACCCGTTGCTCAATCAGGTCGCCGCGCAGGCCGATGAGACCGAGTTGGGCGGCAAGTTGCCGTCGGCATTGGCCGAGCGGTTGCGGCTCAGCCGCGCCGAAGCATCCCGGCGCATCGGTGAAGCCGCCGAGCTGGGGCCGCGCCGCACGCTGACGGGCGAGCCGCTACAACCGGTGTTGGCTGCCACCGCCGCCGCTCAGCGGGCCGGCCAGCTCGGAGCCGGCCACGTGGCGGTGATCCGCAGCTTTTACCACCGACTGCCCGACTTCGTCGACGCCCCGACTCGCGAGCAGGCTGAAGCGCATTTGGCCCGCCTGGGCAGGAAGTTTCGGCCCGATCAGCTGGCCGGGCTGGCCGACAAGCTCGCTGATTGTCTGAATCCCGACGGAGATTTCACCGACGACGACAGGGCCCGCCGACGCGGCTTGACTATCGGTAAGCAAGGCAGCGACAGGATGTCCCCGATCAGCGGGTTTTTGACCCCGGAGGCGCGTGCCACTGTCGACGCCGTGCTGGCGAAACTGGCCGCCCCCGGCATGTGTAATCCGGCCGATCCCACGCCTTGCCTCGGCGGCACCCCATCGCAGCGGGCCATCGAGTCCGACACCCGAAGCGCTGCACAACGTAACCATGACGCGCTCAACGCTGCCGGGCGGGCGTTGCTGGCCTCCGGTGCGTTGGGACAACACAACGGGTTGCCGGCGACCATCATCGTGTCCACCACGCTCAAGGAACTCGAGGCCGGTGCGGGCACCGCACTCACCGGTGGCGGCAGCCTGCTGCCGATGTCCGATGTGATCCGGCTGGCCTCCCATGCCCACCACTACCTTGCCATCTTCGACAAAGGTAAGGCGATCGGCCTATATCACACCAAACGGCTCGCTACACCTGGCCAGCGAATCGTGTTGTACGCGAAGGACCGTGGCTGCACGTTCCCGGGTTGCGATGTACCCGGCTACCTCACTGAGGTCCACCACGTCACCGACTTCGCTACCTGCCGCGAAACCAACATCGATGATCTGACCCAGGGCTGCGGCACGCATCACAAGCTGGTCACCTCGGGCGGCTGGAAAACCCGCAAGCTCAAAAACGTTGATACCGAATGGATTCCGCCGCCGCATCTCGACCATGGCCAAGCGAGGACCAACTCGTTTCACTACCCCGAACGGCTCCTGCGCGACGGCGATGACGACGATGATCCTTAGCCTGAGCGGCTATTCGGAGAGCTGGAACTCCACCATCGCGGCGACGGAATCCACGGCCTCGCTCAGCGCCGCCAACCGCTCGGCCGCCGACGGTGCCGACAGCACGGCGTAGCGATCGGCCGGCCCGATGGGCAGCCGGGACGCCAAGGTATACAGCAGCTCGCCGGCATCGCCTGCTTTCTGTCGACGGTAACCCAGGACCGTTTCGCGGTCGGGTGCCCGGGCGCCGCGGGCGGTCGCGACTCGTTCGAACAACGCCAGCACCCGGTCTTCGAGCTCACCCAGTTGTGCATCGGTGACCGGCGTGCCCGGCTGGTCGGGCCAGCTCTGCACGACGGCCCGCGGATAGGGGTCGTCCGGCAGCCATTGGCACACCCGGATCCGCTCATCCATCCGGCACCGCAGCAGAAAGCGACCGGAGCCGGCGTCCACGCACTCGGCGATATGAGCCAGCGTGCCCACGTCGCAGCGGGTATCTCCACCGCCGACCTCGCGGCCGCGGGAGATCAGCACCACACCGAAGCGCGGATCGGCCTGTCGCATACAGTCTCGCACCAAAGCGGTGTAGCGCGGCTCGAAGATCCGCAGCGGCAGGTCATCACCTGGCAAGAAGGCCGATTCCAGCGGAAACATCGGTAATTCAACGGGTTCCGACGCCATCAGATGTCCAGCTCAGCAATCAGCGCGTCGACGACAGCACGCAAGTCCCCGTCGTGCTCCTCGGCCACCCGGCGCTGGCGTTGATACGACGCCCCTAACCGGGGAATGTCGGCGACGGAGGCTAGCTCGTCGGCGCAATGCAACGACTTCGCCACCGGCTCCAGACGATTGAGCACATCGATCAGATCGTCGGTGACCAGGCGTTCGTTGCTGTCGGCATCCAAGATGATCACGGCGTCCAGACCGTAGCGCGCAGCGCGCCACTTGTTTTCCTGGACATGCCACGGTGGCATGTTCGGCAGGGTTTCGCCGGCTTCCAGGCGACGGTCCAGGTCGACGACCAGACAGTGCGTCAGCGCCACCAGCGCAGCCAACTCCCGCACGTTGGGCACCCCGTCGCAGACGCGCACCTCGAGAGTTCCCTTGTGCGGCGAGGGCCTGATGTCCCACCG encodes:
- a CDS encoding HNH endonuclease signature motif containing protein codes for the protein MEIVEVFDALEAGLDRALGLSVDVLTARECLAMLERCERLRRRLPAVEHPLLNQVAAQADETELGGKLPSALAERLRLSRAEASRRIGEAAELGPRRTLTGEPLQPVLAATAAAQRAGQLGAGHVAVIRSFYHRLPDFVDAPTREQAEAHLARLGRKFRPDQLAGLADKLADCLNPDGDFTDDDRARRRGLTIGKQGSDRMSPISGFLTPEARATVDAVLAKLAAPGMCNPADPTPCLGGTPSQRAIESDTRSAAQRNHDALNAAGRALLASGALGQHNGLPATIIVSTTLKELEAGAGTALTGGGSLLPMSDVIRLASHAHHYLAIFDKGKAIGLYHTKRLATPGQRIVLYAKDRGCTFPGCDVPGYLTEVHHVTDFATCRETNIDDLTQGCGTHHKLVTSGGWKTRKLKNVDTEWIPPPHLDHGQARTNSFHYPERLLRDGDDDDDP
- a CDS encoding LON peptidase substrate-binding domain-containing protein; protein product: MASEPVELPMFPLESAFLPGDDLPLRIFEPRYTALVRDCMRQADPRFGVVLISRGREVGGGDTRCDVGTLAHIAECVDAGSGRFLLRCRMDERIRVCQWLPDDPYPRAVVQSWPDQPGTPVTDAQLGELEDRVLALFERVATARGARAPDRETVLGYRRQKAGDAGELLYTLASRLPIGPADRYAVLSAPSAAERLAALSEAVDSVAAMVEFQLSE